The Ornithinimicrobium sufpigmenti genome includes the window GTCCAGCTCGAAGTTGCCGGTGGTGATCCCGTGGTCGATCCGCACGTTCATACCTTGCTCTCCTCCCTCTCAGGGGCACCCGCAGGCGCCTGGGTCTGGCTGTCGATGACGACGACGCTACGCAGCACGTCGCCGCCGTGCATCTTGTCGAAGGCGGCCTCGACGTCGCCCAGCCCGATGGTCTCGGTGACGAAGGCGTCAAGGTCGAAGCGGCCCTGGCGGTAGAGGTCGATGAGCATCGGGAAGTCGCGCGAGGGCAGGCAGTCGCCGTACCAGCTGGACTTCAGCGCCCCACCCCGGCCGAAGATGTCGGCCAGCGGGAGGGTGACCTCCATGTCGGGGGTCGGCACCCCGACCAGGACGACGGTGCCGGCGAGGTCACGGGCGTAGAAGGCCTGCTTGTAGGTCTCCGGCCGGCCCACCGCCTCGACCACGACGTCGGCGCCGTGGCCGCCCGTGAGGGCCTGGATGGCCTCGACCGGGTCGCTCTCCTTGCTGTTGACGGTGTGGGTGGCACCGAAGCGCTTGGCCGTCTCCAGCTTCCGGTCGTCGATGTCGACGGCGATGATCGTCGTGGCGCCGGCGATGGCGGCACCGGCGATGGCGGCGTCACCCACGCCGCCGCAGCCGATGACGGCGACCGAGTCGCCGCGGGTGACGGCGCCGGTGTTGACGGCGGCACCGAAGCCGGCCATCACGCCGCAGCCCAGCAGGCCGGCGGCCACGGGCGAGGCCTCTCGGTCGACCTTGGTGCACTGGCCGGCCGCCACCAGCGTCTTCTCGATGAACGCGCCGATCCCGAGGGCGGGGCTCAGCTCCGCGCCGGCCATCGGGTCACCCTCGGCCAGGGTCATCTTCTGCGTGGCGTTGTGGGTGGCGAAGCAGTACCACGGCTCACCCTTGGCGCAGGCCCGGCACTGGCCGCAGACGGCGCGCCAGTTGAGGATGACGTAGTCACCCGGCTGGACCTCGGTGACGCCCTCGCCGACGGCCTCGACGGTGCCCGCCGCCTCGTGGCCGAGCAGGAACGGGAACTCGTCGTTGATGCCGCCCTGGCGGTAGTGCAGGTCGGTGTGGCAGACGCCGCAGGCCTCGACCTTGACCACCGCCTCCCCCGGTCCGGGGTCCGGCACGACGATGTCGACGACCTCGACGTCGGCGTCCTTGCTGCGGGCGATGACGCCCTTGACGATCTGGGACATGGGCGATCCTCCTTGGTCGGGGACGGGAACTGCTCTCCAATCTAGGCACTCCGCTCCGCCCGGTCATCCAGCGGGGTGGGAGTGGGCACCGCGCCGATGAGGTATGTGCGAGAACGGTGTGTCACATCCGTGGTGCCAGCGACGGATGCGACACACCGTTTCCGCACCTGCGTGCGCTCAGGCGGGTCCGCGCCCTCCTGGCCCGCAGGTTCCTGGCTCGACCCAAGGCCCTCCTTACCCGCAGGTTCCTGGCTCGACCCAAGGCCCTCCTTGTCCGCAGGTTCCTGGCTCGACCCAAGGCCCTCCTTGTCCGCAGGTTCCTGGCTCGACCCAAGGCCCTCCTTGTCCACAGGTTCGTCCTCGGCCCAGGCGGATGAGGCGCCGGACCGGGGACGCTGGGCCCATGAAGCAGCTGGCTGAGAACCCCGACGAGTCCTCCAGCACCTTTGAGGCGCAACCCCGCGTCAGACCGACCTTCCCCACCATGCCGGGGCAGCGGGGCCTGGCGACATACCCGCAGTTGCGAACCGCGGGCTGGACCGAGGCCCAGATCCGACACGCCAGGACCACCCTCTGGCAGGTCCCCTTCCCGTCGGTCGTGGCCCCTCACCGTGGACCGTTGGACGGCACGACGCAGCTCATCGCGGCGACGCTGTGGGCGGGACCGCGCGCCGTCCTGTCCGGCCTGACGGCCCTCCGGGGTCATGGTCTGCAGGTGCCGGGAAGCCACCAGCATCTCTTTGTCGTCCCCGCGTCGGGGCGCGCGAGGCAGCACGGCCAGGCCCGCGTCATCCGTTCGAGCCGTCCGATGACGGGGGCGCAGACCGCCGGTCTCGTCGCCCTCGCGTCTGCTCCCCGAGCCCTCGCCGACGCCGCGGTCTACCAGCACGTGCCCGATCAGGACCTGGTGGCACTGGCGATCGCGGTACTCCAGCGAGGTCTCTGCACCGCCGAGGAGCTGAGAGAGGAGCTCTGGCAGCGACCGCAGGACACGGTGCGGGGCATCGACGCCGGTGTGGAAGCGTTCGTGGGCGGGGCGTGGTCCCGCCCCGAGGCGGCCCTGCGACGTGTCGTGGACCTGGAGCCGGGCCTGCCGCAGATGCTGACGAACGTCGGGCTGGAGCGCCTCTCGGACGGAAAGCTCGTGGGCTACCCGGACGGCTTCTTCCCTAACCTCGGGTTGGTGATCCAGGTGCACTCCCGACAGCACCACCAGGGCATCGATGACCAGGGTGGTGACCGCTGGGCCGGCACGGTGGAGAAGGACTCGGACTACGTGGCGGTCGGAGCACGGGTGCTGGGGGTCACCCCCTGGACGCTGTACTCCCAGCCAGAGCGCTTCCTCATCAGACTCCGTCGGACTGTAGCCCTCGGACCCGCTTCCCCCCTGCCCGCCGTGCGGGTCGTCGCGGCGCCTCCTCGCGGGCCGGCCCAGCACGGACAGTGAAGGTCAGGGAAGGTTGACCCGACCTGCCCTGCCTGAGCAAGAACGGTGTGTCACATCCGTCGTCAGCGCCACGCCTGCGACACACCGTTTCGGCACAGGGGTTCTCCGCAACCGGGTGCCCGCTGTCGTGCCCGGTGTATGTCCGCCCAGTCGCCCCTTCACCCGTTCACCCGTTCGCCCGGCCGTCCGTCCGTCCGCCCGGCCGCCCGCCCGTTCGGCGACGAACCTACGGCAGCGTAGGTTTGAGGGGTGACGAGCGAAGAGCCCCTCATCCCGTTGACGGTGACGCCCGCCGGGTCGACCACCGAGCTGCTGGCGCAGGCTGCCCGACGCTGGCCGGAGCGGGTGGCGATCGACTTCCTGGGCGCGGAGCTGACCTACGCCGAGCTCGCCGCCCAGGTCGCGGCCGCGGCGCAGGTCCTGCGCGACCACGGTGTCGCGCCCGGCGACCGGGTGGGGGTCGTCCTGCCCAACAGCCCCCAGCACGTCGTCGCCTTCTATGCCATCACCTCGCTGGGCGCCACCGTCGCCGAGCACAACCCGCTCGCGGCACCGGAGGAGATCCGGGCCCAGCTGCGGATGCACGGCGCGAAGGTGGTGCTGGCCTGGGAGCACGCGCTGGCCGCGGTCCTGCCCGAGGGAACGGCCGCCGACCCCGACCGCACCGTGCTCGCCGTCGACCTCACCGCCGGTATGCCGCGCCGCACCCGGCTCCTGCTGCGCCTGCCGCTGAAGGCCGCGAAGGCCAAGCGAGCACAGCTCAGGGCCGCCGTCCCGGCGGGCGTGGGCTCCTGGGACCGTAGCGTCGCGGCGGCCGGTCGACAGCCGAAGGGGACACGGGACGGGGCGAAGGGGAAGGCGCCGTGGACGGCATACACGCCCTCCTCGGAGGACATGGCGGTGCTGCTGCCCACGGGCGGCACCACAGGCACCCCCAAGCTGGTGCCGCTGACCCAGGCCAACCTGATGGCCAACGCAGCGCAGGGACGGCAGTGGGTGCCGCTCAAGGAGGGCGAGGAGACGTTCGGGGCGGTGCTGCCGTTCTTCCACGCCTTCGGGATGACGCTCTCGCTGACCTTCGCCGTCTCGATGGGCGCCACGCAGGTGGTGCTGCCCAACTTCGACGTCGACCTGGCGCTGGCCTCGATCCGGCGGCGGCCGTGGACCTTCCTCGCCGGCGTTCCGCCGATGCTGGACCGCCTCGCGGCAGCCGCCACCACGGCGGACCCGACGCTGCTGCGGCCGTTGCGCCACGCGATCTCCGGTGCCATGTCGCTCGACCCGGCGATCGCCCGGCGCTGGGAGGAGGCGACGGGTGGCCTGGTCATCGAGGGCTACGGGATGACCGAGTCGTCCCCGGTCGCGCTCGGCAACCCGTTCGGCCCGGGGCGCCGCCCCGGCACGCTCGGCATCCCCTTCCCCGGGACCCGGATCCGCGTCGTCGACCCGGAGCTGGTCGAGAAGGACGTAGAGGCCCCCGACGTCCCCGACGGCGAGGTGGGCGAGCTGCTGGTCCACGGGCCGCAGGTCTTCGGCGGCTACCTCGACGCCCCGGAGGAGACCGCCCAGGTGCTCCTGCCGGGCGGGTGGCTGCGCACCGGCGACCTGGTCCGGCGCGACCCGGACGACGGCTTCGTGGCTCTCGCCGACCGCCGCAAGGAGCTCATCATCAGCGGCGGCTTCAACATCTACCCGACCCAGGTCGAGGACGCTGTCCGCGGCATGCCCGGCGTCGTCGACGTCGCCGTGGTCGGCCTGCCGGACACCTCGCTCGGGGAGCGCGTCGTCGCCGCCCTGGTGCTGGAGCAGGGCGCCGCGGTGGACCTGACCGCCGTGCGTGAGTGGCTGCACGGGCGCGTCTCCCGGTATGCCGTGCCCCGCGCCGTACACCTGCTGGAGGACCTGCCCCGCAGCCAGCTCGGCAAGGTGCTGCGCCGGCGGGTGCGCGAGCGCCTCCTCACCGACGGGAACGACGAGGGTTGAGCACCTCGCCCGGTGGACGTCAGCGGCGGGCGACGACCAGCTGGAGCGGGTGACCGGTCCGGCGGCTCACCGGTCCGTCGGACGCGGGCGGGGCACCAGCGGAGGTTGCAGCCGTTCCGTCGGACACGGAGCGGGCTACCGGCGGGCGCCTACCGTCGCGCGACGAGCGCGGTGGCGATCCCGGCGAGGCCCTCGACGCGGCCGATGAAGCCGAGGGCGTCGGTCGTCGCAGCGCTCACGGAGACGGCCGCGCCGCCGAGCGCCGCGGACATGGCGGCCTCCATCTCGCCGCGGCGGGGGCCGATCTTGGGCCGAGGTGCGACCACCTGGACCGCGACGTTGCCGATCGTCCAGCCGTCGGACCCCAGGAGGCCCGCGACGTGCTGGAGCAGGCGGGCACCGGAGGCCCCCGCCAGCTCGGGCCGTCCGGTGCCGAAGACCGCGCCCAGGTCGCCCAGCCCGGCCGCCGAGAGCAGGGCGTTGCAGGCGGCGTGCGCGGCGACGTCGCCGTCGGAATGGCCCTCGATGCCGCGCTCCCCCGGCCACTGCAGGCAGCCGAGCCACAGGGGCCGGTCGGCGCCCACGGGGGCCCAGGCGTGGACGTCGACGCCGATCCCGGTGCGGGGCAGAGCGGTCATGACGGGACTCCCTCGTCGTGGGTTGCTGGTGAGGCGGCCTGGGCACGCGTGCTCGGCGGACCTGGCGTGCCGGTCGCGCTCGTTCCGCTGCCTGGCGCGCCCTGCGCCAGCCAGCCCGCGGCCACCTCCAGGTCGTGGGGTGTGGTGATCTTCAGCGCCCGCGGCGACCCCTCGACCACGGTGACCTCGCCCCCGCACGCCTCGACCATGCCGCAGTCGTCGGTCGCCAGCGCGGCCCCGCCCGTCCCGCGGCGCGCGAGGTCCCCATGGGCCCGCTCCAGCGTCTGACGCAGAAAGCCTTGCGGGGTCTGCACCGCCCGCAGCGTGGACCGGTCGAGGGTGCTCACGACCCTGAGCAGCCCGTCCGGGCCGGGCACGACCTGCTTGACCGTGTCGGTGACCGGCAGCGCCGGGGTCACGGCCGGATGACCCGCTCGCACGGCGTCCACCACCCGGTCGAAGACCTCGACGGGGGTCAGCGCCCTGGCCGCGTCGTGCACGAGGACCACGTCGATCCCCGGTGGCAGAGCAGCGAGGCCGGCCGCCACGGAGTCGGAGCGCTCCGCACCGCCCGGGACGACCTGGATCGCGGGCGCCGTCGTGTCCTGACCAAGGGCAGCACCGGCGGCCGTGATCGCGGAGGTGAGCTGCTGCCTACCCTCCGGGTCTGGCGGGGCGACGACCACCACCGACGTCAACGCCCTGCAGGCCAGGGCGGCGTGCAGGGCGTGGACGACGATCGGTGCCTCGTGCGGGCCGTGGCCGAGGGGCACGAGCGCCTTGGGCATGCCGGCACCCAGTCGGGTGCCCTGGCCCGCGGCGACGAGGACCAGCCCGACGCCCGACGAAGACATGGCGGGCGGCGCCGGTTCTGTGCTCAGGAGGCGAGGACCTCGTCCAGGGTGGCCTCGGCGGTGTCCTCGTTGGTCTTCTCGGCGAGCGCGAGCTCGGAGACGAGGATCTGCCGCGCCTTGGACAGCAGGCGCTTCTCGCCCGTGGACAGACCACGGTCCTTGTCCCGGCGCCACAGGTCACGCACGACCTCGGCCACCTTGATCACATCGCCGGAGGCGAGCTTCTCCAGGTTGGCCTTGTAGCGGCGCGACCAGTTGGTCGGCTCCTCGGTGTGCTCGGCGCGCAGCACGGCGAAGACCTTGTCCAGGCCTTCCTTGCCGACGACGTCACGCACACCGACCAGGTCGCAGTTCTCAGCGGGCACCTCGATGGTGAGGTCTCCCTGAGCGACCTTGAGCTTGAGGTAGAGCTTCTCCTCGCCCTTGATGGTCCGGGTCTTCATTTCTTCGATGAGAGCGGCCCCGTGGTGGGGGTACACAACCGTCTCTCCGACCTTGAACGTCATCTTGTCAATTGCCCCTTTCGCGGACCTTCAGTTTACCACGCGTGGCGCAGGTCACGGAATAACATGATTGGCATTTATGCAGGTCAGGGGCTTGACAAAGGCTTTCAGGTATGCCGCGCACCGTCCGGAGGAGCATATCCGCTCCGCACCCGGACCCCACCTCCCCGCAGGTCAGAGGGCTCGGCGACGGCGGCAGGCAGCCCGTGACGGGCCCGGGGCGGGCCTGCCGGGTAGGGTGTCCTCCGTGACGACTGCACCTGCCTTCCGCGCCCGCCGCCGTGCCGCTGTGCTCACCGCCGCCTTTGCCGCACTCGCGCTGTCCGGCTGCTCGCTGACCTCCCCCACCACGAGCATGATCCGCTACTCCCCGGCCGACGGGGTGGAGATCGACGGGCAGTCCGTGGACGTGCGCAACCTGCTCGTGGTCAGCCACGGTGAAGGCGCGCCCGGCGTCGTCGTCGGCTCGGTGTCCAACCGCACCTCGGAGCCGGTGACCGTCACGGTCAGCGCCGCGGGCAACGACCTCAGCCCGCAGGTGGAGGTGGGCCCGGGCGGCGTGGTCCGCCTGGACGGCTACCCGTCCGATGGTCCCGGGGAGCCCGTCACCATCCCCTCCGTGGACGGTCCCTCCGGCCAGGGCATGGAGATCCGGATCGTCACCGACGAGGAGACGCTGACCGCCCACGCGCCGGTGCTGCTGCCGCAGGGCCCGTACGAAGAGTTCGCCGACCTGGCGGGCGGGCCGGTGGAGCCCCGGCCGGCGGCCGAGGACCACGACGGAGCGGCCGAGGACGAGGACCACTCCACCCCCGCCGACGGCGACCGCTGAGGATCAGCCGCTGGAGCGCGGCACGTCGCTGAGGAAGTGCTCGTGCGCGCCGGGCAGCTGCTCGTCCGCCCATACCCCCGTCACCAGGTAGACCACGCGCAGCGCGACCGAGACCGCGTGGTCGGCGAACCGCTCGTAGTAGCGGGACAGCAGGGTCGCATCGACGGTCGCCTGCGCGGACATCGACGTCGCGGGGTCGAGCAGGATCCGGAACACCTCGCGGTGCAACCGGTCCATCGTGTCGTCCGCGCCCATCAGCTCGGCCGCACCGTGCGCATCGCTGGCCGCCACGATCTCCCCGGCCCGGCGCACCATCTGTATCGCTGTGGTCGACATCTCCTCGAAGATCGGGCGCAGCTGCTCGTCCAGGGCCGGCGAGGGGTAGCGCAGCCGGGCCAGCTTGGCCACGTGCCGCGCCAGGTCCCCCGCGCGCTCCAGGTCCGAGCTCATCCGCAGGGTGGTGACCATCTGTCGCAGGTCGGTGGCGACGGGCTGCTGCCGGGCCAGCATGTCGATGGCGCGGTTGTCGACGTCGCGGCGCACGGCGTCCAGGTAGGCGTCGTCGGAGATGACCTCCTGGGCCAGGTCGAGGTCAGCGTCCATGAGCGAGCGGGTCGCCCGCTCCAGCGCGGTGGCCGCCAGGCCACTCATCTGCACCAGCTGCTCATTGATGTGACCGAGCTCTTCCTGGTAATGACTACGCAACACGCCTGCTTGCCCTCCTGCGTTCGATCTAGGTCGACCGGGTCGGTCTAGATCGGGTTGGTCGATGTTTTGCCCAGGTCCGTCGACGGATGCCGATGTCCGTCGAGCTGGGGTCGCGTCCGAGACTCAGGACGCCAGTCTCGAAGGTTCCCACGTTCTCATGAACGCCTGACGACGGTGGAGTGAACTTCAACCCCCGCATGCCGCACCTGACGTCCACCTGCGGGGACCGGGTCCTCCAGCGTCCTAGGCTGTCCCCGTGACCCCCTTCGCTGCGGGTCTCCTGGGTGCCGTCCTGGGAGCCCTTGTGACCGGCCTGGTGTGGTGGCTGTCCCACCGCCTCGGTTCTACGGTCATGTCCGAGGCCGTGACGGAGGCGGACGACCCCGACCCCGGGTCCCGCGTGCCCGAGGGGGTCCAGGACGTGCTCACCGTGCTGCGGTCCGGCGGGGTGGTCCTGGACGCGGAAGGGCGGGTGCAGACCGCCAGCGCCAATGCCCTGGCGTACGGCCTGGTCCGCCGCGACCGGCTGGCGCACGAGCAGCTGCGCCGGCTCGCGGCGCAGACCCTGCGCGACCGCGCGATCCGTGAGGCGGAGTTCGAGCTGCCGCTCAGCCCGATCGCGGGAGGGCGCATCCTGCTCGCCGTCCGGGTCGCCCCCCTGGCCCAGGAGCATGTCCTGCTCCTGGTCGAGGACCGTACCCAGGCACGGCGGGTCGAGGAGGTCCGCCGCGACTTCGTGGTCAACGTCAGCCACGAGCTCAAGACCCCCGTCGGCGGCCTGCAGCTGCTGGCCGAGGCCGTGCAGGACGCCGCGGACGACCCGAAGGCCGTGGCCAGGTTCGCCGCCCGGATGACCACCGAGACCGAGCGGCTGACCCGCCTGGTCAGCGAGATCATCGACCTCTCCCGCCTGCAGACCACCGACCCGCTGGCGGACATGGTCATCGTCGACGTGGCCGCCTGCGCCGCCGAGGCGGTCGAGCACACCCGGCTGGTGGCCGGCCTGCGCGAGGTGGTCGCCACCCCCACCGGCCACCCGTCCCAGCTACGGATCTACGGCGACCCGGAGCTGGTCACCACCGCCATCCGCAACCTCGTCACCAACGCCATCAACTACTCCGAGGACGGCACGAAGGTCGGCGTGGTGACCCGGCGCGTGAACGACGTGGTGGAGGTCTCGGTCTCCGACCAGGGACGGGGCATCTCCGCGGAGGACCAGGAACGCGTCTTCGAGCGCTTCTACCGGGTCGACGCCGCCCGCTCCCGCCTCACCGGCGGGACCGGGCTGGGCCTGTCCATCGTCAAGCACATCTGCGCCAACCACGGCGGGGAGGTCACGGTCTGGAGCCAGGAGGGCCAGGGCTCGACCTTCACCCTCCGCCTGCCTGCGGTCACCGACGACGACCGACCGGTCGGCTCCCCCGCCGACCGGGGCCGGCACCTGACCCTCGCCCCCGACGTCTCCACCGAACCCCTGACGCTGCACGACAGCCTGCCCGAGAGGTGAGCCCATGACCCGCATCCTGGTCGTCGAGGACGAGGAGTCCTTCTCCGACCCGTTGTCCTACCTGCTCGAGAAGGAGGGGTATGACGTCGCCGTCACCGGTACCGGGCCGGACGCGCTCGCCGAGTTCGACCGCAACGGCGCCGACCTGGTCCTGCTGGACCTGATGCTGCCCGGCCTGTCGGGCGTCGACGTGTGCCGCGCCCTGCGTCAGCGCTCCAACGTCCCGGTGATCATGCTGACCGCCAAGGACTCCGAGGTCGACAAGGTGGTGGGGCTGGAGATCGGCGCGGACGACTACGTCACCAAGCCGTACTCCGGGCGCGAGCTGCTGGCCCGGATCAAGGCGGTGCTGCGCCGGCTGGCCGAGCCCGAGGAGCTGCTGCCCTCCACGATCGAGTCCGGGCCGGTGCGCATGGACGTCGAACGGCATACCGTCCAGGTGGACGGCGAGCCGGTCACCCTGCCGCTGAAGGAGTTCGAGCTGCTGGAGATGCTGCTGCGCAACACCGGCCGGGTGCTCACCCGCGGCCAGCTCATCGACCGTGTCTGGGGCAGCGACTACGTCGGCGACACCAAGACCCTGGACGTGCACATCAAGCGGCTGCGCGCCAAGGTCGAGCCGCACCCGTCCAAGCCGCAGCACATCATCACCGTGCGCGGCCTGGGGTACAAGTTCGAAGCAGGGAGCTGAACCGCCTACTTCTTGCCCTGGTTGGCCACCTGCTGGATCGCCTCGGCGGCGGCCTCGGGGTCGAGGTAGCGACCGCCGCGCGCGACGGGGCGCAGGTCGGCGTCGAGCTCGTAGAGCAGCGGGATGCCGGTGGGGATGTTCAGTCCGACGATGTCCTCGTCGCTGACGTCGTCCAGGTGCTTGACCAGGGCCCGCAGGCTGTTGCCGTGGGCGGTGACCAGCACCGTGCGGCCCGCCTTGAGGTCGGCCACGATCTCGCCGTCCCAGTAGGGCAGCATGCGGGCGATGACGTCCTTGAGGCACTCGGTGCGGGGCAGGTCCTCGCCGAGGTCGGCGTAGCGGGGGTCGCCCGCCTCGGAGTACTCGTTGTCGTCCTCGATCGGCGGCGGCGGGGTGTCGAAGGAGCGGCGCCACAGCATGAACTGCTCCTCGCCGTACTTGTCCCGCGTCTCGGCCTTGTCCAGACCCTGCAGGGCGCCGTAGTGCCGCTCGTTGAGCCGCCAGGAGCGCCGGACGGGGATCCAGTGCCGGTCCGCCACGTCCAGCGCGGTGTTCGCGGTGGTGATCGCGCGCCGCAGCAGGGAGGTGTGCAGCACGTCCGGGGCCAGGCCCTCCTGCGTCAGCAGCTCGCCGGCCCGCCGGGCCTCGGCGTGGCCCCGCTCGGTGAGGTCGACGTCGACCCATCCGGTGAACAGGTTCTTCTGGTTCCACTCGCTCTCGCCGTGGCGGAGCAGGATGAGGGTGTAGGCAGCCGTGCTCATGGCTGCACACTATCGGGTGGCCTGGCCGGCGCCGGTCCCCTCCAGCTCGGCCCGGAAGGCCTCGAGGTTGGCGGTGGACTCGCCCCGGTCGACCCGCCAGGCCCACTCGCGCCGGATCGAGGTCCAGAAGCCCAGGCGCAGCAGGTCGTTGAACGGCTCGTCGCAGGCCGTGAGCACTCCACCGAGCAGCTCGTCGAGGCTCTCCTCGTCCAGCCCCGCCAACGGGACGCGCCCGGTGAGGTAGACGTCGCCGCTGGCGTCGACGGCATACCCCAGCCCTGGCAGCCGCAGGGCCCGCCGCAGCAGGTAGCGGTAGAACGCCTCGTGGTTCTCGTCCGGGTTGCGGATGACGAAGGCGCGCAGCTCCAGCGCCCGCTCCCCCAGCAGCAGCGAGACCACCGTGCGCAGCTTGCGCTCCCCCGGCAGCGTCGCCACCGTCTCCCGCTTCCGCGCGCCCTGCTCCCAGGGCACCTCGAGCGCGTCCAGGTGCTCGCGCAGTCGGGTCAGGTATGCGGTGTCTGTGCTCATCGGCCTGCTCATCGGTCTGCTCATCGGCGCTCCTCGGTCGGGGTGGGTGGGAGGTGAGGATGCTGCCGGGCGGTGCGGTAGGCGTCGAGCAGCCCGTCGACGGTGCGGTCCCAGGAGAACTGCGCTGCGTGCGCGACCGCCCGGGCCGACCAGGCCACCCGTTCCGCCTGCAGCCGGGCCAGCGCGGCAGACAGGGCGTCGGCCCAGTCGTGGGGGTCGTGCCCGTCCACGAGCACCCCGACCTCGCCCACCGCGTGCGGCAGACCGCCGACGCGGGCGGCGACCACGGGTGTGCCGCTGGCCAGCGCCTCGACCGCGACCAGGCCGAAAGACTCGTGGTGGGAGGGGACGGCGAGCAGGTCGGCGGCGCGGTACCAGCGGGCCAGCTGGGCGCGCGGCAGGGTCTCGCCGAAGCGCACCACGCCGCCCAGCCCCTCCTCGTCGACGATGGCGGCCAGCGCCCCGGGACGGGCCAGTCCAGAGCCGGACGGGCCGCCCAGGACGGCGACCAGCAGCCGGTCGCGCAGCTGGGGGTCACGCCGGAGCAGCTCTCCGGCGGCTCGCAGCAGCACATCGGGGGCCTTGAGCGGCTGGATCCGGCCGACGAAGAGCAGGATGAGCGCCTCGGCCGGCAGGCCGAGCTCGGCCCGGGCCAGCTGCTGCGGGCCGGGCCGGAAGGTCTGCAGGTCCACGCCAGGGGCGACGATCCGGACGCGCCCAGCCTCGGCGGCGTGCAGGGTCACCAAGGAGTCCTGCTCGTCGGCGGTGTTGACGACGAGCAGGTCGGCGCGCGCGACCAGCTCGTCCTCCCCGCGGACCCGCACCGCGGGCTCGGGGCGCTCCCCCTGCGCCAGCCGTTGGTTCTTCACCCTGGCCACGGTGTGCATCGTGTGGACCAGTGGCGCGGGCTTCCCGTCGGCGAGCATCTCCCCCGCGCGCAGGGCAGCCACCCCCGAGAGCCAGTAGTGGCTGTGCACCACGCCATCCTCGGCCGCGGCCCTGGTCACGAACGGGGCGAGCTCCTGCGCGAAGGCGTCGACGTGCGCGGGCAGCTCCTCCTTCGGCACCGGCGCGCGTGGGCCGGCCGCCAGGTGGTG containing:
- the mshA gene encoding D-inositol-3-phosphate glycosyltransferase → MRSADDRAGPPARVLMVSLHTSPLLTPGTGDAGGLNVYVLQTALHLARRGVSVDVATRATTPEEVGTVRPAPGVEVHHLAAGPRAPVPKEELPAHVDAFAQELAPFVTRAAAEDGVVHSHYWLSGVAALRAGEMLADGKPAPLVHTMHTVARVKNQRLAQGERPEPAVRVRGEDELVARADLLVVNTADEQDSLVTLHAAEAGRVRIVAPGVDLQTFRPGPQQLARAELGLPAEALILLFVGRIQPLKAPDVLLRAAGELLRRDPQLRDRLLVAVLGGPSGSGLARPGALAAIVDEEGLGGVVRFGETLPRAQLARWYRAADLLAVPSHHESFGLVAVEALASGTPVVAARVGGLPHAVGEVGVLVDGHDPHDWADALSAALARLQAERVAWSARAVAHAAQFSWDRTVDGLLDAYRTARQHPHLPPTPTEERR
- a CDS encoding YbjN domain-containing protein gives rise to the protein MSRPMSRPMSTDTAYLTRLREHLDALEVPWEQGARKRETVATLPGERKLRTVVSLLLGERALELRAFVIRNPDENHEAFYRYLLRRALRLPGLGYAVDASGDVYLTGRVPLAGLDEESLDELLGGVLTACDEPFNDLLRLGFWTSIRREWAWRVDRGESTANLEAFRAELEGTGAGQATR